In Arthrobacter sp. SLBN-112, a genomic segment contains:
- a CDS encoding polysaccharide lyase family 1 protein, with protein MSTLAGLKAALANHGEPTAPKVVYVSGTIDGNQAPEGRILGEQDYAPGYDITKYMSCFGPEGKVWSDQAFDYCKKQRQLRQTGSNNMKRQIEVSIPSNTTLVGVDGGAGFVGANIVILSASNVVIRNLSIEAPVDFFTTWSPDDGDGAWNARFDAVSSVTSNHVWIDHVHLSDGRFPDSEAPMGFRNKPANRHDGLLDLKDGTDFVTVSNSSLSNHDKTMLLGSGDEHVDKDGGKLRVTYIGNLFENIQQRGPRVRFGEVHVVNNYFVGSTDDPEYPMISEGQGGHSYFLGAGYESRIYSERNAFEYTGPGADQSVMVSSYNGNRFSDTGSWFNGSEADLNAVARASFEQHRAEALAGAEETGTPAADWTGWDFTTDVGWNPADAYGYKAFTTPEAVKNHALQFTGPGVLRVQQ; from the coding sequence GTGAGCACACTTGCCGGGCTGAAGGCTGCGCTGGCCAACCATGGCGAGCCCACGGCGCCGAAGGTGGTTTACGTCAGCGGCACCATAGACGGCAACCAGGCACCGGAGGGTCGCATCCTCGGGGAACAGGATTACGCGCCTGGATACGACATCACCAAGTACATGTCCTGCTTCGGGCCGGAGGGCAAGGTGTGGAGCGACCAGGCCTTCGATTACTGCAAAAAGCAGCGCCAACTGCGCCAGACGGGCAGCAACAACATGAAGCGGCAGATCGAGGTCAGCATCCCCAGCAACACCACCCTCGTCGGGGTGGATGGCGGCGCTGGCTTCGTGGGCGCCAACATCGTGATCCTTAGCGCCTCGAACGTGGTCATTCGCAACCTCAGCATTGAAGCGCCCGTGGATTTCTTCACCACATGGTCTCCCGACGACGGCGACGGAGCCTGGAACGCGCGCTTTGATGCTGTCTCTTCAGTGACGTCCAACCACGTTTGGATAGACCACGTCCACCTGTCCGACGGCAGGTTCCCCGACAGTGAGGCGCCGATGGGTTTCCGGAACAAGCCTGCCAATCGGCACGATGGACTGCTGGACCTTAAGGACGGCACCGATTTCGTCACCGTTTCGAACAGCAGCCTGTCCAACCACGACAAGACCATGCTCCTGGGATCGGGTGATGAGCACGTGGACAAGGACGGCGGGAAGCTTCGTGTCACATATATCGGAAACCTCTTCGAGAACATCCAGCAGCGCGGACCGCGCGTACGCTTCGGCGAGGTCCATGTGGTGAACAACTACTTCGTTGGCAGCACGGATGATCCCGAGTACCCCATGATCAGCGAAGGGCAGGGCGGCCACAGCTACTTCCTCGGCGCCGGCTATGAATCACGGATCTATTCCGAACGCAATGCCTTCGAATACACCGGACCCGGCGCTGACCAGAGCGTCATGGTCAGCAGCTACAACGGCAACCGTTTCAGCGATACGGGGTCGTGGTTCAACGGGTCCGAAGCCGATCTGAACGCCGTCGCCCGTGCCTCCTTTGAGCAACATCGTGCGGAGGCTCTGGCTGGGGCGGAAGAGACCGGAACTCCTGCCGCGGACTGGACCGGCTGGGACTTCACCACGGATGTGGGCTGGAATCCTGCCGACGCCTACGGCTACAAGGCATTCACCACACCGGAGGCCGTGAAGAACCACGCACTGCAGTTCACCGGACCGGGAGTGCTCCGGGTCCAGCAGTAG
- a CDS encoding substrate-binding domain-containing protein — translation MRMFGKTGKAAAVAAIAALALTGCGRADNSGSGSSSGASGFPQNSDIGVALPQKTSENWVLAEKLFNDGLNGAGFKADVQFANGGVSEQQNQISAMITKGAKVIIVGAIDGAQLGTQLKQAKDSGATVIAYDRLLLNTPDVDYYVAYDNFKVGVLQGQALLDGLKTKKPNGPYNIELFAGSPDDANAKVFFDGAMSVLQPKIDDKTLNVVSGQKTFEQAVTQGWKAENAQKRMDTLLAGSYTSASLDGVLSPNDTLARAILTSVKAAGKPLPIVTGQDSEVESVKSILAGEQYSTINKDTRKLVEHAITMVKDLQAGKTPEINDDKSYNNKVKTVPAYLLPPVIVTKDNVKTAYVDDPVLGPITK, via the coding sequence ATGCGAATGTTTGGTAAAACAGGAAAGGCTGCGGCAGTTGCTGCGATTGCGGCCCTGGCTCTGACGGGTTGCGGCCGCGCTGACAATTCCGGCAGCGGATCCAGCAGCGGCGCCAGCGGCTTTCCCCAGAACTCCGACATCGGCGTCGCGCTTCCCCAGAAGACCAGCGAGAACTGGGTCCTCGCGGAGAAGCTGTTCAACGATGGGCTCAACGGAGCCGGCTTCAAGGCCGACGTCCAATTCGCCAATGGCGGCGTTTCGGAGCAGCAGAACCAGATCAGCGCCATGATCACCAAGGGTGCGAAGGTTATCATCGTGGGTGCCATCGACGGCGCCCAGCTGGGCACGCAGCTGAAGCAGGCCAAGGACTCCGGCGCCACTGTCATTGCCTATGACCGGCTGTTGCTCAACACGCCGGACGTGGACTACTACGTGGCCTACGACAACTTCAAGGTCGGCGTACTGCAGGGCCAGGCCCTGCTGGACGGTCTGAAGACCAAGAAGCCGAACGGGCCGTACAACATCGAGCTCTTCGCGGGCTCCCCTGATGATGCCAACGCCAAGGTCTTCTTCGACGGCGCCATGAGTGTCCTGCAGCCGAAGATCGACGACAAGACCCTCAACGTTGTCTCCGGCCAGAAGACGTTCGAACAGGCCGTCACCCAGGGCTGGAAGGCCGAGAACGCCCAGAAGCGCATGGACACCCTGCTGGCCGGCAGCTACACCAGTGCCTCACTGGACGGCGTGCTGTCCCCGAACGACACCCTGGCCCGTGCAATCCTGACCTCGGTCAAGGCTGCCGGCAAGCCGTTGCCGATCGTGACCGGACAGGACTCCGAGGTTGAATCGGTCAAGTCCATCCTTGCCGGGGAGCAGTACTCCACCATCAACAAGGACACCCGCAAGCTCGTGGAGCACGCAATCACCATGGTCAAGGATCTCCAGGCCGGCAAGACGCCTGAGATCAACGACGACAAGTCCTACAACAACAAGGTGAAGACCGTTCCGGCCTACCTCCTGCCCCCGGTCATCGTGACCAAGGACAATGTGAAGACGGCCTACGTCGACGATCCCGTCCTCGGCCCGATCACCAAGTAG
- the mmsB gene encoding multiple monosaccharide ABC transporter permease — MNALKKLFGGNTRQFGMIFALVALIIFFQIATEGRTLTPGNVINLFNGNSYILILAIGMVLVIIAGHIDLSVGSVAAFVGVTVAIAIRDWGIPWYLGVLVGLLLGALIGAWQGWWTAYVGIPAFIVTLAGMLLFRGFNQFVGKSNTIPVPQDFQYLGSGYLPEVGPNTSYNNLTVLIGLAAVAYVIFSEVRRRRTAKALGAEVPETWVVVLKLVLICAAILYATDLFATGRPGTSFPIPGLILAVLVLIYGFISSKTVVGRHIYAVGGNRHAAELSGVQSKKVNFLVMMNMSILAGLAGMIFVGRSTASGPFDGVGWELDAIAAVFIGGAAVTGGVGTVIGSIIGGLVMAVLNNGLQLLGVGADLTQIIKGLVLLIAVAFDVYNKSQGKTSIIGMLTRNFNRSSGGGPSNPLQPDETTSTKEAIAREA; from the coding sequence ATGAACGCGCTCAAGAAGCTCTTTGGTGGCAATACCCGCCAATTCGGCATGATCTTTGCCCTGGTGGCGTTGATTATCTTCTTCCAGATAGCCACTGAAGGCCGGACGCTGACCCCCGGCAACGTGATCAACCTCTTCAACGGCAACTCCTACATCCTCATCCTGGCCATCGGCATGGTGCTGGTGATCATCGCAGGCCATATCGACCTTTCCGTCGGTTCAGTGGCGGCCTTCGTGGGCGTCACCGTTGCGATAGCCATCCGTGACTGGGGCATCCCCTGGTACCTGGGCGTCCTCGTGGGCCTCCTCCTCGGCGCGCTCATTGGTGCCTGGCAGGGGTGGTGGACCGCCTATGTGGGCATTCCAGCCTTCATCGTGACCCTGGCCGGCATGCTCCTGTTCCGCGGCTTCAACCAGTTCGTTGGCAAGTCCAACACCATTCCCGTGCCACAGGATTTCCAGTACCTGGGCTCCGGTTACCTGCCTGAGGTCGGCCCCAATACGTCCTACAACAACCTCACGGTGCTGATCGGCCTCGCAGCCGTGGCCTACGTCATCTTCAGCGAAGTCCGCCGGCGCCGCACGGCCAAGGCCCTGGGCGCCGAGGTTCCCGAAACCTGGGTGGTTGTCCTGAAGCTGGTCCTGATCTGCGCCGCCATCCTGTACGCCACAGACCTCTTCGCCACCGGCCGTCCCGGAACCTCCTTCCCCATCCCCGGCCTGATCCTCGCGGTCCTGGTCCTGATTTATGGATTCATTTCTTCCAAGACCGTGGTGGGACGCCATATATACGCTGTGGGTGGCAACCGCCATGCGGCTGAGCTCTCCGGCGTCCAGTCCAAGAAGGTCAACTTCCTGGTGATGATGAACATGTCCATCCTGGCCGGCCTGGCCGGCATGATCTTCGTGGGCCGCTCCACCGCTTCCGGCCCGTTCGACGGCGTCGGCTGGGAACTCGACGCCATTGCTGCAGTCTTCATTGGCGGCGCAGCCGTGACCGGCGGCGTGGGCACCGTGATCGGATCCATCATCGGTGGCCTCGTCATGGCGGTCCTGAACAACGGACTCCAACTCCTCGGCGTCGGCGCCGACCTGACCCAGATCATCAAGGGCCTGGTACTCCTGATCGCGGTCGCCTTCGATGTCTACAACAAGTCGCAGGGCAAGACGTCGATCATTGGCATGCTGACCAGGAACTTCAACCGCTCCTCCGGCGGTGGCCCGAGCAACCCGCTCCAACCCGACGAGACCACCTCCACCAAGGAAGCGATCGCCAGGGAAGCCTGA
- a CDS encoding nitrilase-related carbon-nitrogen hydrolase, producing the protein MLLSVLQANAAVLDVEANLRTIDVAASRAARAGAGLLLTPELFPVGYAPLRLRNELDPATLPAIRDRLAGIARRNGIALVYSVPAEAAEAAEPAEATEAAGTAGAGVVSEGGSSQGMGRVGSPDWNISASLVDATGAELLRYAKVHLFGDEERKAFVAANEPPAVVDFLGIRTSLLICYDIEFPEAARAAAARGAELLLVPTALSAGFETVPQVLVRARALESQLTVAYANHCGTEGSCTFGGGSVVAGPDGRLLAEAGNAPELLFATVDPEAVRAARDEVPYLRERRPELYREWEAGLAPEPDRPGDNLP; encoded by the coding sequence ATGCTGCTGTCCGTCCTGCAGGCGAATGCCGCGGTCCTGGACGTTGAGGCCAATCTCCGGACCATTGATGTGGCCGCCAGCCGGGCCGCCCGCGCCGGCGCCGGCCTGCTCCTGACGCCGGAGCTGTTCCCCGTGGGCTACGCTCCGTTGCGGCTGCGAAACGAGCTGGACCCGGCAACCCTTCCCGCCATCCGCGATAGGCTCGCCGGAATCGCCCGCCGCAACGGGATCGCGCTCGTCTACAGCGTTCCGGCCGAAGCTGCCGAAGCCGCCGAACCAGCCGAAGCAACGGAAGCTGCCGGGACCGCCGGGGCCGGCGTCGTCAGCGAGGGCGGCTCGTCCCAGGGCATGGGCCGCGTGGGTTCTCCCGACTGGAACATATCCGCGTCCCTGGTCGATGCCACCGGCGCAGAACTTCTTCGATACGCCAAGGTGCATCTCTTCGGCGACGAGGAACGCAAGGCGTTCGTCGCGGCCAACGAGCCGCCCGCCGTCGTCGATTTCCTCGGCATTCGGACCTCGCTGCTGATCTGCTACGACATCGAATTCCCCGAAGCCGCCAGGGCGGCTGCCGCCCGCGGCGCGGAGCTGCTGCTGGTGCCCACCGCCTTGTCGGCGGGTTTTGAAACCGTGCCCCAGGTGCTTGTCCGTGCCCGCGCGCTGGAAAGCCAGCTGACCGTGGCATACGCCAACCACTGTGGCACCGAAGGGTCCTGCACGTTCGGCGGGGGAAGCGTGGTGGCGGGGCCGGATGGCCGCCTGCTGGCCGAAGCGGGAAACGCTCCGGAACTGCTTTTCGCCACGGTGGATCCGGAAGCCGTCCGCGCCGCCAGGGACGAAGTGCCGTACCTCAGGGAGCGCCGGCCGGAGCTGTACCGCGAATGGGAGGCCGGCCTTGCGCCCGAACCTGACCGGCCCGGGGATAACCTGCCCTAG
- a CDS encoding PucR family transcriptional regulator — MLPEPAAAGRLSFVTLQQFLDQLPPLLTTLHDGGSGGRLLRWVEPSELEDPTPYLPEGEFLLTAGLPFLGDGGAAASVDAYVRRLVDAKVAALGFGIRPYFDAVPEVLIDACRRHNLTLFEVPESLPFAAIGLQFSQLLESDNARVFRQLAETNRQLMRAVLSPRPEHELLAALVQRVPVWAVMVGADGRIRARGTSGGGSPAVELSLLEPMLKRLLSGSGPRVEMDGFDQPGSALVVGHPLRSTKDANLGALVLGSDAPLTPAQNNVVQSAVGLLELLVRQRTSGSLAPSQLATAVLLHPESLTNGGSRHLNALRDLMAQSLSSTRSAGMRVVQGIKMDAPEWPAGDSPVRELLQWRRLFDTKLVEITDYGFAAVTRLRVDDSLLDEVEKLGWRLVIGEPTELTGLAAAYQGASSLRSQVQRSGQSVRADEVQWSVAGLLGREAGTMLAERLLHPVLALEPDRRDPLLAVLRGWLTENGSWDGSAKLLGLHRNSVRRQIGVLADLLGMDLNQAQVRAELWIALQYADGVTDGMAGSG, encoded by the coding sequence ATGCTTCCTGAGCCCGCGGCCGCCGGCCGGCTGAGCTTCGTCACCCTGCAACAGTTCCTTGACCAGCTGCCGCCGCTGTTGACGACGCTCCACGACGGCGGCAGCGGCGGACGGCTGCTGCGGTGGGTTGAGCCCAGTGAGCTGGAGGATCCGACGCCCTACCTCCCGGAGGGTGAGTTCCTGCTGACGGCGGGCCTTCCGTTCCTGGGCGACGGCGGAGCGGCCGCCAGCGTGGACGCGTACGTCCGGCGGCTGGTGGACGCCAAGGTGGCCGCCCTGGGCTTCGGAATCAGGCCGTACTTCGACGCCGTTCCGGAGGTACTCATCGATGCGTGCCGCCGGCATAACCTCACCTTGTTCGAAGTGCCGGAATCGCTCCCCTTCGCGGCCATTGGCCTTCAGTTCTCGCAGCTTCTTGAGTCCGACAATGCAAGGGTCTTCCGGCAACTGGCAGAGACCAACCGGCAGTTAATGCGCGCAGTCCTCTCCCCCAGGCCGGAACACGAACTGCTGGCGGCACTGGTCCAGCGCGTGCCCGTCTGGGCGGTGATGGTGGGAGCGGACGGCCGGATCCGGGCCCGCGGCACCAGCGGTGGCGGCAGCCCCGCCGTCGAACTTTCCCTGCTGGAACCCATGCTTAAACGCCTGCTGTCCGGCAGCGGCCCCCGGGTGGAGATGGACGGGTTCGACCAGCCCGGCTCGGCCCTGGTGGTTGGCCATCCGCTGCGCAGCACCAAGGATGCCAACCTGGGCGCCCTGGTCCTCGGTTCAGACGCCCCGTTGACACCGGCGCAGAACAACGTGGTCCAGTCCGCCGTCGGCCTCCTCGAGCTGTTGGTCCGGCAGCGCACCAGCGGCTCGTTGGCCCCCAGCCAACTGGCCACGGCCGTGCTGTTGCACCCCGAAAGCCTCACGAACGGAGGCAGCAGGCACCTGAACGCGCTCCGGGATCTGATGGCGCAGAGCCTTTCCTCCACCCGGTCCGCGGGCATGCGGGTAGTGCAGGGAATCAAGATGGACGCTCCGGAGTGGCCTGCAGGCGACAGCCCGGTCAGGGAACTCCTGCAGTGGCGGCGGCTGTTCGATACCAAGCTGGTGGAAATCACCGACTACGGATTCGCTGCGGTGACCCGGCTGAGGGTGGACGACTCCCTGCTCGACGAGGTCGAGAAACTCGGGTGGCGCCTGGTGATCGGAGAACCCACTGAACTCACCGGCCTGGCCGCCGCATATCAGGGTGCCAGCTCCCTGCGGAGCCAAGTGCAGAGAAGTGGACAAAGCGTGCGCGCCGACGAGGTTCAGTGGTCGGTGGCCGGGCTGCTGGGCCGCGAAGCCGGTACCATGCTGGCGGAACGGCTCCTGCATCCGGTCCTGGCACTGGAACCGGACCGGCGCGATCCCCTGCTGGCAGTCCTGCGCGGCTGGCTTACCGAGAACGGCAGCTGGGACGGCTCCGCCAAGCTCCTGGGACTTCACCGGAACAGTGTGCGGCGGCAGATCGGGGTCCTTGCCGACCTGCTCGGAATGGACCTGAACCAGGCGCAGGTGCGGGCAGAGCTGTGGATCGCGCTGCAGTACGCGGACGGGGTGACCGATGGGATGGCGGGCAGCGGCTAG
- the mmsA gene encoding multiple monosaccharide ABC transporter ATP-binding protein translates to MTSQTTHTDPVILEMRSITKEFPGVKALSNVSLRVKAGEIHAICGENGAGKSTLMKVLSGVYPYGSYDGDIVYQGQIQHFRDIRASEHAGIVIIHQELALIPELSIMENIFLGNEPTKHGVIDWAEARLRSLDLLARVGLRDDPDTPIKEIGVGKQQLVEIAKALNKSVKILILDEPTAALNESDSQHLLDLMLGLKAKGITSIIISHKLNEIEQIADSITIIRDGKSIETLDVKRDGVDEDRIIKGMVGRTLESRFPDHTPKIGDVFFEVKNWTVGHPNIQDRLVCKNSSFYVRRGEIVGFAGLMGAGRTELARSVFGRSYGRFIDGHIYKDGKEIVLKNVRQAIDAGLGYVTEDRKSLGLNLLDDIKTTTVSANLRKITRHFVVDENQEFTVAEQYRKSLRTKTPSVEEGVAKLSGGNQQKVVLAKWMFTDPDLLILDEPTRGIDVGAKYEIYGIIQQLANQGKGVIVISSELPELLGLSDRIYTIFEGAITGVLNKDEASQESLMKLMTSARKAAA, encoded by the coding sequence ATGACGTCCCAGACCACGCATACGGATCCGGTCATCCTTGAGATGCGGTCCATCACCAAAGAGTTCCCCGGCGTTAAAGCCTTGTCGAACGTGAGCCTGCGGGTTAAGGCCGGCGAAATCCACGCCATCTGCGGCGAAAACGGCGCCGGCAAGTCCACCCTCATGAAGGTCCTGTCCGGCGTCTACCCGTACGGAAGCTACGACGGCGACATCGTCTACCAGGGGCAGATCCAGCACTTCCGGGACATCAGGGCCAGCGAACACGCCGGCATCGTGATCATCCACCAGGAACTCGCGCTGATCCCCGAACTGTCCATCATGGAAAACATCTTCCTGGGCAACGAACCCACCAAACACGGCGTGATCGACTGGGCTGAAGCCCGCCTGCGGTCCCTGGACCTGCTGGCGCGCGTGGGCCTGCGTGATGACCCCGACACCCCCATCAAGGAAATCGGCGTCGGCAAGCAGCAGCTGGTGGAAATCGCGAAGGCGCTGAACAAGTCCGTGAAGATCCTTATTTTGGACGAGCCCACGGCCGCCCTGAACGAGTCGGACTCCCAGCACCTGCTGGACCTGATGCTGGGCCTGAAGGCCAAAGGCATCACCTCGATCATCATTTCCCACAAGCTCAACGAGATCGAGCAGATCGCCGACTCCATCACCATCATCCGCGACGGCAAATCCATCGAAACGCTCGATGTCAAAAGAGACGGCGTCGACGAGGACAGGATCATCAAGGGCATGGTGGGCCGCACCCTGGAATCGCGGTTCCCGGACCACACCCCCAAGATCGGCGACGTGTTCTTCGAGGTCAAGAACTGGACCGTGGGCCACCCCAACATCCAGGACCGGCTGGTGTGCAAGAACTCGAGCTTCTACGTACGCCGCGGCGAGATCGTAGGTTTCGCGGGGCTCATGGGCGCCGGCCGGACAGAACTGGCCCGGTCCGTGTTCGGCCGCTCCTACGGCCGGTTCATCGACGGGCACATTTATAAGGACGGCAAGGAGATCGTCCTCAAGAACGTCCGCCAGGCTATTGACGCCGGGCTGGGCTATGTCACGGAGGACCGCAAATCCCTGGGCCTGAACCTGCTGGACGATATCAAGACCACCACGGTGTCGGCGAACCTGCGGAAAATCACCCGCCACTTCGTGGTGGACGAGAATCAGGAATTCACCGTCGCAGAACAGTACCGCAAGTCCCTCCGGACCAAGACGCCCTCCGTTGAGGAAGGGGTGGCCAAGCTTTCTGGGGGGAACCAGCAGAAAGTGGTGCTGGCCAAGTGGATGTTCACCGACCCCGACCTGCTGATCCTGGATGAACCCACCCGCGGCATCGACGTCGGCGCCAAGTATGAGATCTACGGCATCATCCAGCAGCTCGCCAACCAGGGCAAGGGAGTAATCGTCATCTCCTCGGAGCTCCCCGAACTCCTGGGCCTCTCCGACCGTATCTACACCATCTTCGAAGGCGCCATCACCGGTGTCCTGAACAAAGACGAGGCCAGCCAGGAAAGCCTGATGAAGCTGATGACCTCCGCCCGTAAAGCCGCCGCCTGA
- a CDS encoding FtsX-like permease family protein, whose amino-acid sequence MSVLARSVGNAFRNKVRTAAVVAVLAVAIGLALAMLVANQAVGAKVQELNASVGTVLTVNPAGGQGFEGGGEPLTADQAATAAAVPNVSAVVGTSSLRLRNAAQAAAQAAAGQTGQAGPGGGQGAPGGQSAATLTTSLTAAVDAGTLGNRNQQANGTTGSTGSTQAVRSLPITATGIGAEVDSTGKALNITQGSGLGDYSAASTSALLGTTLAEKNNLAIGSTFTINDQTYTVAGLFDAGTAFGNNAVYVTLPTAQTLAGTPSELSSMIVTVNSMNNVASTKTALQTALGTDKADVTQGQNLQTAVSSLDSVKNISFIAFIAALGTAGLIILLIMVMLVRERRREIGVLKAIGAPNRTIGLQFVLEALVLAAMGSAVGAAIASFASGGIASALISSNSTTTAATTTGRGFPGGAGGFPGGQGGPFGGASQLLNSVTASASPEVIAGGIAAVFGVAIVGALVPALLTARIRPIEVLRGE is encoded by the coding sequence GTGAGCGTCCTCGCCCGAAGCGTAGGCAATGCCTTCAGAAACAAGGTCCGCACCGCTGCTGTTGTCGCGGTCCTGGCCGTCGCCATTGGATTGGCCCTGGCCATGCTGGTGGCAAACCAGGCAGTCGGAGCTAAAGTCCAGGAGCTCAACGCCTCCGTCGGCACCGTCCTGACCGTCAACCCTGCCGGCGGGCAAGGTTTTGAAGGCGGCGGGGAGCCGCTCACCGCCGACCAGGCAGCCACCGCCGCTGCCGTGCCCAACGTCAGTGCCGTCGTCGGGACCTCATCGCTCCGCCTCCGCAATGCCGCTCAAGCCGCAGCGCAGGCAGCGGCGGGCCAGACAGGCCAGGCCGGTCCCGGCGGCGGGCAGGGCGCCCCCGGCGGCCAGTCCGCAGCCACCCTGACCACCAGCCTGACTGCGGCGGTGGACGCCGGCACGCTGGGCAACCGCAACCAGCAGGCCAACGGGACCACGGGATCCACCGGAAGCACGCAGGCGGTCAGGTCCCTGCCAATCACCGCCACCGGGATCGGCGCCGAGGTGGACAGCACGGGCAAGGCGCTGAACATCACGCAGGGCTCCGGACTTGGCGACTACTCAGCAGCATCAACCAGCGCGCTGCTCGGCACAACCCTGGCTGAGAAGAACAACCTCGCCATCGGTTCCACCTTCACCATCAACGACCAGACCTACACGGTCGCCGGACTGTTCGACGCAGGCACCGCGTTCGGCAATAACGCCGTGTACGTGACGCTGCCCACCGCCCAGACCCTGGCCGGGACGCCCAGTGAGCTGTCCAGCATGATTGTGACGGTCAACTCGATGAACAATGTGGCCTCCACCAAGACGGCACTGCAAACGGCGCTCGGCACCGACAAGGCAGACGTCACACAGGGCCAGAACCTGCAGACTGCCGTCAGCTCCCTGGACAGCGTCAAGAACATCTCCTTCATCGCATTCATCGCCGCCCTTGGCACTGCAGGCCTGATTATCCTGCTCATCATGGTGATGCTGGTCCGGGAGCGGCGCCGCGAGATCGGCGTGCTGAAAGCCATCGGCGCGCCTAACCGCACCATCGGCCTCCAGTTCGTCCTGGAAGCACTGGTGCTCGCCGCCATGGGCAGCGCAGTGGGAGCCGCCATCGCATCATTCGCCAGCGGCGGTATTGCTTCGGCCCTGATCAGCAGCAACAGCACCACCACTGCCGCCACAACCACCGGCCGCGGGTTCCCGGGCGGGGCAGGGGGCTTCCCCGGCGGCCAGGGCGGTCCCTTTGGCGGCGCCTCCCAGCTGTTGAACTCCGTGACCGCGAGCGCATCACCTGAAGTCATCGCCGGTGGCATTGCTGCAGTGTTCGGCGTCGCCATCGTCGGCGCCCTGGTTCCCGCGCTGCTCACGGCGCGTATCCGTCCCATCGAAGTCCTGCGAGGAGAATAG
- a CDS encoding ROK family transcriptional regulator, which produces MSATTRSTRSKPKNPGSQSALRQLNQQRIIEALMGGPSTQAELARQTGLSTATVSNIVKIMLDSGLASTEPITSSGRRALNVRLNSNGAVAVGIDFGRRHLRVVLASLSYHVIAEESVLLPLGHQAGDGIQAAVELLEKLLRESGVERSYMVGAGVGIPGPIDRRTGTVAQGAILPEWVGINILQHLEETLGIPVFVDNDANLGAWSEVTWGQHSGVSNLLFLKIGSGIGAGLILNGAPYYGNVGITGEIGHATIHEQGLVCRCGNRGCLETIASTTTMIELLSRGEDRPLTPADIVRKALNRDSATLRVVDDAGLAVGRALGNVANLINPEVIVVGGPLAGLGDILLDPIRRGLIRHAVPVIGETTTLAMSSLGDRAEALGAAALVFQHAGIRRS; this is translated from the coding sequence ATGTCCGCAACCACGCGCTCAACGAGGAGCAAGCCCAAGAACCCCGGCTCGCAGTCAGCCCTGCGGCAGCTGAACCAGCAGCGGATCATTGAGGCACTTATGGGGGGTCCGTCCACGCAGGCGGAGCTCGCCCGGCAGACAGGGCTGTCCACCGCCACCGTCTCGAACATCGTCAAAATCATGCTGGACTCCGGCCTGGCCTCCACCGAACCCATTACCAGTTCCGGCCGCCGGGCACTGAACGTACGGCTCAACAGCAACGGCGCCGTGGCGGTCGGCATTGACTTCGGCCGCCGGCACTTGCGGGTGGTCCTGGCCTCCCTCAGCTACCACGTCATTGCCGAAGAATCCGTACTGCTCCCCCTCGGCCACCAGGCAGGCGACGGCATCCAGGCGGCGGTGGAACTGCTGGAGAAACTGCTCCGGGAAAGCGGTGTGGAACGCAGCTACATGGTGGGCGCCGGCGTCGGAATTCCAGGCCCCATAGACCGTCGGACCGGTACAGTCGCGCAGGGGGCAATCCTTCCCGAATGGGTGGGCATCAACATCCTCCAGCACCTTGAGGAAACCCTGGGAATCCCGGTGTTTGTTGACAACGACGCGAATCTTGGCGCGTGGTCCGAAGTCACGTGGGGGCAGCACTCGGGGGTCAGCAACCTGCTGTTTTTGAAGATCGGTTCCGGCATCGGCGCCGGCTTGATCCTCAACGGAGCGCCGTACTACGGCAACGTGGGAATCACCGGCGAAATCGGCCATGCCACCATCCACGAGCAAGGGCTGGTGTGCAGGTGCGGGAACCGCGGATGCCTGGAAACCATCGCGTCCACCACCACCATGATCGAACTCCTGAGCCGCGGCGAGGACCGGCCCTTGACGCCCGCGGACATCGTCAGGAAAGCCTTGAACCGGGACTCCGCAACCCTCCGCGTGGTGGACGACGCGGGCCTGGCTGTGGGTCGCGCCCTTGGCAACGTGGCCAACCTGATCAACCCCGAAGTCATCGTGGTGGGCGGGCCGCTGGCAGGCCTCGGCGACATCCTGCTGGACCCAATCCGCAGGGGGCTGATCCGGCATGCGGTGCCGGTGATCGGCGAAACCACCACCCTGGCCATGTCCTCGCTGGGCGACCGCGCCGAAGCCCTGGGAGCGGCCGCTTTGGTGTTCCAACATGCAGGGATCCGTAGGTCGTAG